From the genome of Candidatus Poribacteria bacterium, one region includes:
- a CDS encoding alpha-L-fucosidase — protein MTYAPTWESLDSRPCPAWFDDAKFGIFIHWGLYSVPAWGPKGQYAEWYWNAMANRDGETWKFHAKTYGEGFRYQDFVSGFRAELFEPEKWANLFKRAGARYVALTSKHHDGFCLWQSPHSWNWNSVDVGPHRDLLSDLTEAGRAAGLKMGFYYSLYEWHHPDYRTNLARYVDRHMLPQLKQVIERYEPAILFSDCEWEHPADSWRSREFLAWLYNESPCRDEIVANDRWGSECRSSHGDYFTTEYGHVGGGKSLAEGKKWEENRGIGRSFGYNRNEDVEDYLTGKQLVHMLVELVAKGGNLLLNVGPTADGRIPVIMQERLLELGRWLDVNGGAIYGSRSWRQTGEEGVYYTTRDGAVYAIALGLPGRELALTAPKPTASTTVTLLGREGNLSWKSADGAMRIELPILMPHELPSQHAYVFRLTGVS, from the coding sequence ATGACCTACGCACCGACCTGGGAATCCCTCGACAGCCGCCCGTGCCCGGCGTGGTTCGACGACGCCAAGTTCGGCATCTTCATCCATTGGGGGCTCTACTCCGTTCCGGCGTGGGGACCCAAGGGGCAGTACGCCGAGTGGTACTGGAACGCCATGGCGAACCGCGATGGCGAGACCTGGAAGTTCCACGCCAAGACCTACGGCGAAGGGTTCCGCTACCAGGACTTCGTCTCCGGCTTCCGCGCCGAGCTCTTCGAGCCGGAGAAGTGGGCGAACCTCTTCAAGCGAGCCGGAGCCCGCTACGTCGCTCTCACCTCCAAGCACCACGACGGATTCTGCCTCTGGCAAAGCCCCCATAGCTGGAACTGGAACAGCGTCGATGTCGGGCCCCACCGCGACCTGCTGAGCGACCTCACCGAAGCCGGTCGAGCCGCCGGGCTCAAGATGGGGTTCTACTACTCCCTCTACGAGTGGCATCACCCCGACTACCGCACGAACCTCGCCCGCTACGTCGACCGCCACATGCTCCCGCAGTTGAAGCAGGTCATCGAACGCTACGAACCGGCGATCCTCTTCTCCGACTGCGAGTGGGAACACCCCGCCGACTCCTGGCGTAGCCGCGAGTTCCTCGCCTGGCTCTACAACGAATCCCCCTGCCGCGACGAGATCGTCGCCAACGACCGCTGGGGCAGCGAGTGCCGCAGCTCTCACGGCGACTACTTCACGACGGAGTACGGACACGTCGGCGGAGGGAAGTCGCTCGCCGAGGGCAAGAAGTGGGAGGAAAACCGGGGAATCGGGAGATCGTTCGGCTACAACCGCAACGAGGATGTCGAGGACTACCTGACTGGGAAGCAGCTCGTCCACATGCTCGTCGAGCTGGTCGCCAAGGGCGGGAACCTGCTCCTGAACGTCGGCCCCACGGCGGATGGGCGCATCCCGGTCATCATGCAGGAACGCCTGCTGGAGCTCGGCAGATGGCTCGACGTCAACGGCGGGGCGATCTACGGGTCGCGGTCCTGGCGGCAGACAGGCGAGGAGGGCGTCTACTACACAACGCGCGACGGAGCCGTCTACGCCATCGCTCTGGGCTTGCCAGGACGCGAGCTCGCTCTGACCGCGCCCAAGCCGACGGCGTCAACGACGGTGACGCTCCTCGGCCGCGAAGGGAACCTGTCCTGGAAGTCCGCCGACGGGGCGATGCGGATCGAGCTTCCCATCCTCATGCCTCACGAGTTGCCCTCGCAGCACGCCTACGTGTTCCGCCTCACGGGCGTATCGTAG